In Lolium rigidum isolate FL_2022 chromosome 3, APGP_CSIRO_Lrig_0.1, whole genome shotgun sequence, the genomic window tggacagaggtagtatactGTCAATATTTTGACCACCTCAGAATGTCCAGCCACAAAGCCAATCAATCTGTGTTTCATGGAACATACCAAAACTTGATGTGCCTCACTTGCATTGCATCAGTATATATGCAACATGCAGAATTTTGTTTACCAAAACAGTTTAGTAATAAACATAGAACATCTTTGTAGATGATAACCGTTCAACAGCATGATAATACTCTTGGCTGTTCCAGTCATATTTGTCACACTTATGCATGCTATGAAATTACCAGATCCATTATTTATACCAGTAAACAAAAGTCTCAGGAATTTTAATTACAGAGACGAAACAGGAGACAAATCAACTGCCTAGGCAATACCTCAGGCCAACCGCCCTTTTATCAAACCAATACATCAAATTATCATTCAGGATTTCTGGAGGTGATTTATGCAACAGTTGAGGAGATGGCACCATCATGTCGTTGGAGTCTTTACTCAGCCACCTGCCCATACCTGAATGCCAATCGTTCCATTTGTTAGTTGGGCACTAAAACTCCACGCAAGTAAGTAGTTCATCTAAAGAAGATGAAAAAAAAATTCAAGTCAACCCCGGATTACTCATAATTATTACGTCAGCCAACACATACTATCTGCTTTTTGCAGTATGCAAAATGGCTATTTGTGTATTCAGTTTTAACCAGCGACAAGCCGACAACCAAGGCAATCACTAAACTCCGGCATTAGTACTTTAGTAGGCAACGCAGCCATGGTTGAAAACATTGTTGTTATCAGTACACTTCTGTCGGAGAAATAACCTAGTATCTAGGACTACTTAAGTAATGTAGTCAATCCAATTCACATGTAAAACAACAGAGATCACAAGTTCATACCAGACATGTGTTCTGTAGAAAGACGTAATACCTTTGAATATGATGAATGGGCACATGCAGGCCTTCTTCAGAAACAGTAGGAGGCACTAATTTGAACCAGATGCTGTCACACAGGGGGCGGAAGTGTTGCTAGTGCTACTACTGGTAGTATTATTTGAGTTACTTTCTGTAACCCTCTCATTGCTTGGTTCTGTAGTGGGACAAATTTCAGAAGTAGATGCCGTTGGGCTATCGCCTGTTCTACCACTTCCTCTAGTTTCCAAGCGCTCCATCATCCTTGATACAGATGCAATTCCATTATTAACTTCTCGTCTCACTTCAGAACCAAGATCTGACACAGATGAGTTACGTGAAAAAAGTCTCTCCTTCCACCCTCGGGTACTTTTTGTAATAGATTCTTTGTACCTGAATTTCACAAAAGAAAGAGATATAAGATAAATATTTATTAGAACAAAGGATTTTGTTAAGATAAATTTACATACTTTGTGGAGACTGCATTTAAGCGGGACTTCAGAGAGTCAGAGAAAGACTGAATATCTGATGGCCCAGCCCTGTCAGTACTTACTGGAGTTGACTGTCCAGTGGAATGTCTCCTGATAACACCAGAACCATCAGATAGTTTGATCATAAAAAGTCAACATGAGCAACTGTAGAGAAGGTTAGTTTACCTGTTGAAAAACCTAGGACTGGACACAGGAGTACTATTTCCAGACGAAACAACAGCGTCTTGTTCAGCATCGTAGGTAAGTACCCCAGGACTTTGGTTGCCCGCCTCTTCAATAGAATTAGCACGTGGTGATAAGTCACCAGCTCTGGGGACAAGAATCCTTAAGTCGTTACCACCTTCCCCTTGAGCGGACGATGATGAAACTGAGCCAGCAGAAGGCGTGTTTGGATGTGCAGAGA contains:
- the LOC124702897 gene encoding E3 ubiquitin-protein ligase RHF2A-like isoform X3 — encoded protein: MASETDEKAKMESLTSPAAFVEGGVQDACDDACSICLEAFCESDPSALTGCKHEFHLQCILEWCQRSSQCPMCWQPISMKDPTSQELLEIVERERNVRTNQTRNTTIFHHPALSDFELPVAGNDAELEERILQHLAAAAAMGRSHHLGRREGQRGRSGSHGRPQFLVFSAHPNTPSAGSVSSSSAQGEGGNDLRILVPRAGDLSPRANSIEEAGNQSPGVLTYDAEQDAVVSSGNSTPVSSPRFFNRRHSTGQSTPVSTDRAGPSDIQSFSDSLKSRLNAVSTKYKESITKSTRGWKERLFSRNSSVSDLGSEVRREVNNGIASVSRMMERLETRGSGRTGDSPTASTSEICPTTEPSNERVTESNSNNTTSSSTSNTSAPCVTASGSN
- the LOC124702897 gene encoding E3 ubiquitin-protein ligase RHF2A-like isoform X2 — encoded protein: MASETDEKAKMESLTSPAAFVEGGVQDACDDACSICLEAFCESDPSALTGCKHEFHLQCILEWCQRSSQCPMCWQPISMKDPTRQELLEIVERERNVRTNQTRNTTIFHHPALSDFEVQHLPVAGNDAELEERILQHLAAAAAMGRSHHLGRREGQRGRSGSHGRPQFLVFSAHPNTPSAGSVSSSSAQGEGGNDLRILVPRAGDLSPRANSIEEAGNQSPGVLTYDAEQDAVVSSGNSTPVSSPRFFNRRHSTGQSTPVSTDRAGPSDIQSFSDSLKSRLNAVSTKYKESITKSTRGWKERLFSRNSSVSDLGSEVRREVNNGIASVSRMMERLETRGSGRTGDSPTASTSEICPTTEPSNERVTESNSNNTTSSSTSNTSAPCVTASGSN
- the LOC124702897 gene encoding E3 ubiquitin-protein ligase RHF2A-like isoform X1; amino-acid sequence: MASETDEKAKMESLTSPAAFVEGGVQDACDDACSICLEAFCESDPSALTGCKHEFHLQCILEWCQRSSQCPMCWQPISMKDPTSQELLEIVERERNVRTNQTRNTTIFHHPALSDFEVQHLPVAGNDAELEERILQHLAAAAAMGRSHHLGRREGQRGRSGSHGRPQFLVFSAHPNTPSAGSVSSSSAQGEGGNDLRILVPRAGDLSPRANSIEEAGNQSPGVLTYDAEQDAVVSSGNSTPVSSPRFFNRRHSTGQSTPVSTDRAGPSDIQSFSDSLKSRLNAVSTKYKESITKSTRGWKERLFSRNSSVSDLGSEVRREVNNGIASVSRMMERLETRGSGRTGDSPTASTSEICPTTEPSNERVTESNSNNTTSSSTSNTSAPCVTASGSN